One Numida meleagris isolate 19003 breed g44 Domestic line chromosome 6, NumMel1.0, whole genome shotgun sequence genomic region harbors:
- the LOC110401683 gene encoding inositol 1,4,5-trisphosphate receptor-interacting protein-like 1 has product MALAFVFALLVQWVARVGDQFNAVMLNRMQQYEVYVLEQMSRLLQKIEERNQRDPEKSRVGVQALLFSALHSWRFWASAGVLVLLLVLFRCHRRRKGEMHAQDMSLRCKEHVEDDDKNNAEVILYGKGETFSTEKSSCPLTDEQLSSKVVEELLSVCQTISRRYSVPRLQPVTGMDVVFEGEWRSGGYAIHCMLVPLRPPPGHLFCLELGPEEQTGLRKSRLRVELMCTCIRARLVGDVPCFLHKREKKLEGERMPSLLQTLCSGSYLDVQKTASWLQELVAQAWAAMPEWASMQLQLLPSARFCKIKLTTASSRSLYIELVLGVREGGPDAFLTFE; this is encoded by the coding sequence ATGGCTTTGGCATTTGTCTTCGCCTTGCTGGTGCAGTGGGTGGCACGTGTTGGTGATCAGTTCAATGCGGTCATGCTCAACCGTATGCAGCAGTATGAGGTCTACGTGCTAGAGCAGATGAGCCGGCTGCTGCAAAAGATAGAGGAGAGAAACCAGAGAGACCCAGAGAAGAGCAGGGTGGGCGTGCAAgccttgctcttctctgcattgCATTCGTGGCGGTTTTGGGCCTCAGCTGGAGTGCTTGTCCTGCTCCTTGTGCTCTTCCGGTGtcacaggagaaggaaaggtgAAATGCATGCACAGGACATGAGTTTGAGATGCAAAGAGCACGTGGAAGACGATGACAAGAACAACGCTGAAGTCATTCTGTACGGAAAAGGAGAGACATTTTCCACAGAGAAATCCAGTTGTCCACTGACAGATGAACAACTCTCGAGCAAAGTAGTGGAGGAACTTCTGAGTGTGTGTCAGACCATTTCCAGGAGATACTCCGTGCCACGGCTGCAGCCGGTCACTGGAATGGACGTTGTCTTTGAAGGTGAGTGGCGCAGTGGGGGCTACGCCATCCACTGCATGCTGGTGCCCCTGAGGCCACCCCCCGGGCATCTCTTCTGCTTGGAGCTGGGCCCTGAAGAGCAGACAGGGCTGAGGAAGTCCCGCCTCCGCGTGGAGCTCATGTGCACGTGCATAAGGGCACGGCTGGTAGGGGACGTGCCCTGCTTCCTGCACAAGCGTGAGAAGAAGCTGGAGGGAGAACGGATGCCCAGCCTCCTCCAGACCCTGTGCTCCGGCTCCTACCTGGATGTACAGAAAACCGCCAGCTGGCTCCAGGAACTGGTGGCACAAGCCTGGGCGGCCATGCCCGAGTGGGCCAGcatgcagctccagctgctgccctccGCCCGCTTCTGTAAGATCAAGCTGACCACCGCCTCCAGCAGGAGCCTGTACATTGAACTGGTGCTCGGGGTACGGGAGGGCGGCCCGGACGCCTTCCTGACCTTCGAGTAA